The DNA segment TCGGAAATTACACTCGACAATCAAAGATCAACAGAGCATGCCTGTGTGGGTGTCTGAGGACAAGGTTGGTtagtttgtgacgtcactcgGTGCATTAATACTATCACAACAGGCGCCTGTGTTGCTCAACAAATATATTTGCTTTCACGCTTTTGAATTCGTGCATTGTGTGCCCTCACCAAACTTTACATGCTGCTATGCGATTGTTgactttgtgacgtcacgtaGTCACTATTATGTCGTCGTAGTTGGGAGGAAGCGGAGAGGAGATGGAGGAAGGGGTAACTGTGCCAGGAGACGACGATCAGTTCTCCTACGTGTCTGCCCCGGCCAGTGACTACAGCGTAACCACAGTAGGATCGGACATGCTAAACAGCTCGAGGATGTCGGACGAGGAAGAACAGGACTTGAGACCGGTCGATATTCAACGTCCGCAGGTACGTGGCTGGTGCCTATTGTTATGGTCAGTTGTGACTTTATCTCATTGTTGTTACGCTCTTATTGCATTTGCAAATTTGATATTTCTGTTGGTTGCTctgtgttgtttttaaattattatttatgtcAGATGCAATGCTGTTTACGCTGTTTATTATCATATTTGTTTCGTTCGTTTATTTGCTCTCCATCGTTCAATCAAAAGTTCATCTTCCATTTCAGAGGCGAGTTTCCAGCTCTTCTTCTGAGGATGAGGATGGTGGGAAATTTGGGGATGATGATTTTGATGATGGATCAGTTGAAGACGAGCCTCCTGCCAACAAACCTGTTCCACCGCACAACATCGGTATCATTTCACTTCTCTATTTTCTGTGCATAGGTTGCTGTGATTTTATTGAAAGATAATCTTTTCCAGAGAAATCTGTTTTTAAGGAAAATAAGCAGCAAATAGGTTTAGGCCATCAAACCCAGGTTTCTCGAACCATTGGTAGCAATCCTAAGTCTGTCAGTTTAATTATACCGATAGGTCACAAGTATTTTTGCTCATAAGCGACCATAGCTCTTTTAGTAGCTATAGCTACATAAATTATACATATAATTACTATAGGTGGATTGCCCACTTCTATGCTTTAGTATATTACTTGTTTTGACTTCCTTCTTAGACCCTGAACCAATGTCTGCTGCTCCTCCAagagataaaaaaattcacCCCAAACCGGTGAGTGCCGAGAATGAGAAAGTATCAAATTGTGAACTTGTCTTGATTTTTCCTGTTACTTAATTTTCCGatttaaatttactttacTGACATTTCGTGATGACACAGCCGGTCAATCAGCCGCCACCCAGCTCATCAAGCTCGGAAGAAGAAGCACCCCCACCTGTCGTTGTGCACAAACCGACCCCTACCCGGGTGTCGAATCGAACTGATGCCCCGAGGGGGGGCCAGGAAATTCCTGCCGGACGATTTGACCCAAAGTCCTTTCTCAAGTTAGTTACATGTTCCAAAGTCTCGCTTTTGCTAAACAGTGTTTCAAACtgaaagtttaatttttgcaataacCATATGATCTCTATGAAGAAATCATATTCGTGGCTTGAAATCGGTGAGCAAAGATGAAGACGATGCCCCATACAATGACGAGCCTGTAGAAGAACGAGCACCAGAACCAGTTCGAACCGCACCAACCTACAACCAACCACCAGAACCAGTTCGAACCGCACCAACCTACAACCAACCAGCAGAACCAGTTCGAACCGCACCAACCTACAACCAACCAGCAGAACCAGTTCGAACCGCACCAACCTACAACCAACCACCAGCTGAACCCAGGTAGGACAGGTCACGTGTGTGCATGCCACCTAGAATATTTCACCTTTTTAATGTCGACCAACTCTACGGTTTCAGCAGCTTGAAGCCAACCAGTTTAGAACCAATCCGCGAACAGGATAATATTTTGTCTTACACGACTGCCAAACCATTTGTGAGGTGATAAAGCTTGCCCGCCCTTAAGCATGTCCTATGTGTGTGCTCAGGCACTGTGGAGTTTATCCGGCTGTTATAATTATGATCACTTTGGCATGTTTACATTGAAAAATCTCAATTGCTATGGTCGTTATTGTGTCTTgcttttgttggttttcgatATAATTCTTCATGTCTCCACGAATATGTTGTACTTACGATGTCTGGATATTTCTGTCATATTCAGCGGATATTTGACTAAATTGCATGGACTTTTCATGTGGAGTGATATTGTTCAGTCGCGGTtgtaaacttaaaatttagtaaGTTACTTACAATGGACAATTGTGTCAAAGCATCTCTTATTTCATTcgactttgttttattatcgTGGTGACAATATGGTGGACCTTTAGCTTTGTCGTGCTGTCTTGTTCATAAACTGGTGTAATAAGATGACCAGCAACTGGAACTGATTGAATAACTTCCTTGTCCTCTTCAGCTCCTAACCTGCTTAAAACAGTAACAAGACTAAAAACTAATGGAAAGCTAAAGCCAGTCTGCCCACTGGCTGTATCTTAAGCCACTTAACTCCAAATTTTCTGTGTTCACAGACAACCCATCTCGAAACCACAGCCCCAACAACCCGTCTACGCTCAAGTGCAAAAGAAGAGGTAGGAATTGAGGTTtcgtatttttattttcaattgttaAATCACAAAGATACAAAAGTGAACAACATCGTCAAGCGCTGTATTCAAATAACCGAGTCGTTTGATTATTTTGCTCATGTACTCGTATCCATTAGTGGTTTTCAGTTCATGTGTTTTAACATTGCAGACCGACGCAGCCAGCACAACCGCCGCAAGACAGAAGGTAAGTTGTTTCAACATACATTACAAATTGTACTCTAAATTCTACTTTCAGtgttaatattttgttgcaaGCTGTCTGGCTGTGTTGCCCTGTTACTGCAACATGCAAAGGTATTGTCTTGCTCGCCGTACTTAAACACCGGGCTTGCTTTAAACTTATGCATTTATTGATTGTCTACAAAGTGACGTTTAAATTAATcgaaattttgattttaaaaaatgcagacATTTTCGACTTCTTTGTGCTGATAAGTTCTGTTTAAGAATGAAAGTAAACCATTGCACATTGAGAATCATTTCAACAACCGGCATAGTTTCATAATTTGTTGAATAAGATTTCAATGCAAGTATTAAGATTTACTGTGGGAGTAAAATGATAAAGTTGAGTAAACATAATTTAGGGAGTCGTCGGGCAGAGACTACGCTGGTGAAATTGACAACTTCATCTCAAACGACCCTTACAGAAGACCTGCTGCCAGACCGGTTGAGAACAGGTTGGTGGAAATATTCACAGGGTTCCGGGTCAATTTAACCCACGGACCCATTTAATCCACAATGACTAAACCTGTGATAACCCAACTAACGTATGTTGGTTAAAATATTCTGGATCtaatattgtgtttttttgcatCGTCCGACCACTCATTGACAGTTGGATTGTTTAACAAACAACGCAGTATTGTTACGACATGTCTATAAGTGCATGACATTAGATAATGTACGCTTAGTTGTTTGTCTTGGAAATATCCAAATTAATCGTAGAAAAATAGCATTTCTCTCATTGTGTGCATAAAATGTCACATGAGCTTTAGTAGCTGttaaagtattttaacaattatCTCGATGTTATTGTGTATGTTTGAGGGCTTGGTTTAACTAGACTTGGCtcgttaatttatttttaaacagagTTTATTAAATTGTATAAGTTTACTAATACGCAGTTAAACTACACAATGAatgtgtaaaaaaatattgtagaCAAGTCATCTATTGATTTGATTAGGCCGCCTCCCGTTCGCAGTGAACCAGCGCAACCGAGGTACGATGCCGGTTCTTACAACCGATTTGCAGGATCGCAAGCAAAAACTGAACCTAAACCTTACCAACCATATACGTGAGTATAAGGAATAAGGAACCATCGATAGAAAGAGCACAAATGCTGATTCGTGCATCATAACAAGTTGCTAACTATGTTGTTGATCTTCTGTCTTAGTACTCAGTCAGCTTACGTTCTTGTTACTAacactaaaatatttaactgGTTGACTAATTAGTTTTTTTGCTTCACCATCCAGCTCTGCTAAGCCTCAAGGCTACCAGCGCCCACCTGTGACCAACGGTATGCCACAGAAATCAAATTTCCCGCAGGATCGATACAAGGATTTCATGAATCAAACGAAACCCTCGAGCTCAAACCCACGACCTTATAAACCCCCTGGGGCCGCACCTTTCCAGAATGGGCCATCGAAAGAGCAGATGTACGACAGTGGGGTGGACACATACGATAATGCAAAACCTAAGAAGGAACCGGTCCCTGTCAGGTGATGATGCCGTCTCTAACTCTGCTGTTCACACGTTTAAGTTTCATTGAACGCTTTTTTCTTTGTCAAATTCAAATAGCGTTAATGGTTTCTGTTTGAAAATGGACAAATCGTTCGTTTCAATCTGCTGTAACTCGATATAAATCTTccacaaaattgaaataaaaattacaaaactctGTTCCAGTCCTTCCACGATCGATGAAGACGATCCGCAAGTGGTCGCCACAGCGCGCGGCGTCTTCGACAGCAACGGCGGGGTGCTCAGTTCGGTGGAGACCGGGGTCTCAATCCACATACCCAAGGGGGCAATCCGTCCTGGTGTCAAGCAGGAGATTTATTTCAAGGTTTGCAGGGACAACACGGCCCTGCCCCCCCTGGACAAGGACAAAGGTTAGATTTGGTTTATTTCTCCCGAAGTTAATCTCAACCCTACCCAGTTTATGTTTTAGTGAAATTATGATCAAGAAGTTAGTGAATAttctttgtatttatttcGGCTTGTCTGTAACGAATAACGATGTATCCGTTTATTCCGGCCTCGGATTGCGCTCCCTGGTCTATTTTAATGCCAGTAAATTGACTCCATGTTTTTGGCCAACTGCAGTTTTCCCGTTAACCTTTATGGTTCCTGCATTTACTCGAGACGAATTATTATTAAGTGCCATGGCTATTAAGAGACCATGCTACCATATATATTCCCAAAGATTTAATCGACGCGGCATTGACACGGCTTCTCTTTTTGCAGGAGAAACTCTTCTCTCGCCTTTGGTGATGTGCGGGCCCCACGGACTCCAATTCGACCACCCGGTTGAACTACGGTTACCCCATTGTGCGTCTATGACGTCAGACGGCTGGTCTTTTGCTCTGAAAACCTCCAACCCaggtgtgacgtcacacctGTGCATGCCAACGCATGAGTTACTTTTTCATTCTACGTCATCATGTCTTACGCAATCGTAGCATGACGAAGTAAccctatgacgtcatttcaaCCCCTACCCCTAACCGGCTTTCTCTGTCACGTGTGAAACCCAGTcgttaaaatttcaacttccttaaaactttaaaatttaacgtagttcttaaaacaattaacttcttagaaattatttctttCAATGTAATTtgttagtttatttattaccAGGCGAGCCGTCGCAGTGGCACAACGTCAATGTTCCGAACGAAAGCAACAACTATGACGTAGGAAGCAACAGCGTGTCCGTCCTGATTGACCATTTCTGATAACTGCCACAGCGCCGAAAACCAAAAATCGTGTGTTCCGGTTTTTCGTCGAGAGTTTCAAAAAGCATTGTGTTGGCGctgtttgtaaatatttcttactgtttgaattattattatcgTATAATGCatattgttatgtcataatgtGCCTATTTTTATTACCGCGTTTGTCATGGAATTGATTGTACGGTACACTTTGTACATTCTTAGCTACGTAGATCGTATTCATAACAATGAAATAACCGTGTAAAGTCAATAATATAACGATGTCACAATCAAAGGTTTGCCGTCATTATCGCGCCTATGTCGCCATACTCATCGGACCAGTTTTGGTATTTTGAAATTCGCGCCATTTCATTCTGGCGAAATTCATCGGACCGTAACGGGAATCCTGCAATCCCCACGGATTTCTACGATATCGCGACGGGCACGGAGCACATGGGCTACCTAGGTGGTCTCGGTATCCGTAACCGAAGCAATATCCGCAACATCCGGAGATTAGAAGCATCCATCCGGCTGCGTGGGCGACGAATCCGCCGGCGGAGAAATTCAAATCATCATTGGTGAATTTTTGAATGAAGAATTCGATGCTACCAGTCACTGCTAGAACCCCTGAAACAATTTTACCGTCTTTTTGttaaagaaattcataaagGGTAAGAATGATGATTGCAAGGACAACCATCCCCATATTCAATGGAGAACATTTACGAAATAGCGAATTCATTCACCCAGTTATTTGAATCCATTAGAGTAGGTAGAATAATTAACCGATGTCGCAACCAAGTTAATTGCTGTCTTAAACCAAGCCATACGAAAAGCAAACATAAGCAACCCTTTCTAGCCAGCAACAACGTTTTAAAGTTTGCTTCGTTTTGTTACCAAGTACGCATTcatagaaaaacaaaattcattttaagttaCAACAGATTCGTGATGAAGCGAATTTAACTCCGGTCActctttacaatttttataaagtttcAAATAGTTAAAATATACTTCACAGCAACCGATGTCcagaataaaaaatttaaataaatagtaCAAAAAGGTAGCAGGTTGCCGACCGACAAAAATTCGGGGCAAACAAAACCTCTATAATGAACGTGAAGTATAATCACCTGCTATTACCAACAATACCGCCATCTGCCGGATGTTTTCCACTTTAACTTCGCTGCACCGACAAGCGGAAGAGAAGATGGCAACAAAACTAAGAAGCCAGGAGGAAAAGATGTAACTGAATTCACTCGCCACCACAGCTATAAAAACAATCGTTATCAGCCAAAACCCAACTTGAAGCAGAGgaattaaaacgtttttatctATAAACTTTCTCCATACTTAACCTATAGGGATAGGCCGTAGCTGCGTTGAGGTAAATTCCTAGAATTCtggcacaaaacatttttagttcTAAACTACATTTCGTAACATACTTAACTGGGGAGGTATTTGATGCATTTGCCtcgataaaaaattttatgtccTTGTTCAGTGTGTTATTGTCATTCAACTTCTGGTGAACGAAAAACTTCATGCACAGTGAAAATTAACTTGCCATTGGTTATAAATAAAGCCACCTGTTTCAGTAATTGTACAATTGCCGTAAAGATTCAGACAACAAAAGATTACTCCGCAATGCTTGTCTCCTTCTCTTGTCCATTCCGGAGCAAACAAGGCAACTGTCAGCAATATCCAACCGGTAAAGCCGCAGCCGAAAAGGCTTTGAATTGTAGAATTTATCTTCGCAAGACTCGGCATGCTATTCATCAAAACACAGGCTCTGAGAAACAAATCTGGGTGCAACGGGCAGTGCATGAAAATGTGAAAGCGTTCGTTTGTTCGAAAAACTCTCGTGAATCTGTTTCTTTccgttaattaattatttatgataAAACGAGTCGAGGTGTAAAGAATTGCAAGGTAGAGCGTGCGTGCCTATCTCTGTACACCTCTCATCACCTTTGTGAATAATGAATGTCTTTGCTTCCCAATTAAACGTTTGCCATTTTAAAAGTGGCAATCAGCATGCACTAGCACTTGAATGCCAAACTATAGATAGCAATTAAAAAGAGTTGTCTTTGTCACGCTATCTTTTGGCTGTACTAATCGCTGTGAAGTCGAACACTGGTATAAAAGTTAGGCAACTGTGGGTTACCACTTACCAGAACTTTTTGGTTACTTGTCTTTGTTGTTCTTTGCGcttttgtaaacaatatttttttattttagccGAGTGTAAGAAAATCGTATGTATTTATGTCTTCGTTTTGTGGCtatattttgtttgcattcGAGTTGTTGTTACTGGCGTTCTACTATTCAACTATCAATCAAGTGGCAGAGGTAAACATCGTCATCTTTGAAAACATCGTCATCTTACAGCAGTTCTAATTGCCTAAGGCGTGCTATTTGCTGCGTCGTGTGAGTGCTGTGTGTTCTATGTTCTACCACATATTAATTACATGTCAAGAATAGAACTTAATCTGTGGTAGTCTTCGTCACTGGCTTACTGAAGAAGGAACTGGTAATATCTCGTGCCGCATCTACTCACGTGGAAACAATCGCTTGAATCTTGCAGCGATTCCTCACGTCGCTAATAGGAAGTTATAGCAATAACGAATATTTAAAGTAATATCTACCAAGCGTTGTTTTTAGAACAATTGTGTATCTCAATAGAAGAATTTGGCTTTGAAAAGCCACTCACGACCATTATTACTCTAGCGGCTAGCCAGATCACCATCAATCCGCGTGAGGTGGCTATACGCTTGTGACGTTAAGCTTTGTAAAGCAGCCCCCAAATCACAACAGGAGGGATCTCTTGTGCACTAAGCCGATTGAATGCCACATTATTGCACTAATCATAAACTTAATGAACTACATTGCAGTAAGCTACTTACACACGTCATCAGTCATCTTACAAATGCATTCCTTCACAGTACCGGTATGTTCcagtaagaaaataaaaagtgcATTTGTAACATATCAAAGTATTGTAGAAATATGCCCGTGAGGATTGTTTGGAGCCATGAAAACAAGATCAGTAGTTTATAGTCTCCGCTCTCCTTGATGACTTTGTTGGAATATCCACATTGCTAGACTAAAAAACATTAACTAACTGCTAATTGTTAATTGGTTGCATTTGCCTGTCCGTTAATTGTTTGCATTGTGCTTTGGAAGTCCTGAACTCGATGtgttattttgtgaaaaaaggtTTTGCGCCAAAATATTTCTAGGACTACTGGAAGTTATTTTTACAGCTGCCTACAATTAATTAGGTGGAAAAAGTCATTTTGAAATCAGCTAGCAGCCGCTCAACCAACCTACCGGAGGTTCTGCAGCAAGTAATCCATCGACATACAATAATCATAACGTTTTAGATCTATTTTATGGATATCTCTTTATAGTGGTCAGTGCAAGACACATGCCACCGTTACCGCCAAGTATCCGAGACACATGCCTTGAGACAGGTGGTTTGTTACGACCTTTCTTCCTATTTTCACCATTTTAAAACACATGAACATCTACAAAGGGGGAGATTGAAGAACTTAATGCGGTACTGCAAGCCTggagaaaagatttttaaacattGAAGAAAATTTCGGTAACCTACGGTAAAATCGTGAGGCTTAAGGCTAGGAATATAATATTTCACCGAAAGTGatttaatgcaaaatatagtctaggctaggcctacatctattttattgctttttctATGTTGAGTGTTTAACTTTAAGGTTAATACTGTCGGTGACGCTAAAGGGCAAAATCTGGAGCAAAATGAGTCTAGCTTTTACTGCTTGCATTCACGTACAACACTGCACGCTTTTACAGGATGAGAGTAGAAGGAGATAGGCGGTGGACAGACAGAGGACAGACAGAGAAGTTTGCAGTTTGTCTTGCCGGCAGCGAAGATTTGAAAGCGTGTATAGTTTCAAGCCTTGTGGCaatacagtaataaaaaaattaaatttttggcCAACTTCGGTTTGAATCTGaataatttgtttgaaatcaactgtttctttttgtggaATTTTAAAACCTCAATTGCACAAGACgcgggtctagtatacaagtgcacaaccagatggcGTCACAATTTGGGTAGCTTGGGTCTAGAATGCAAAAGCATTTTGTGGTTGTACACTTACATACCAGACCCAAAAATTGTATGGGACACTGGGCTAGTATTATCCAAACTGGAAAGTGCAGCAGTTTTCGATGAGAAATCGTTCAAGCAATGATGGAAATTTTGGTGTAATGGCGTGCACCAAAGCCTCATCCTTTACTTGTTATAAATCGGCGTTCAAGTGACcaccttttctttgtttgtttattagaaataggtgtgaagataaaaaagcatGTGCATTGATGAATCTTATGcgtgcagctgccacactttcaCTAAGGAGTATTGTTTATTTCTAGACAAGTTCTTGAACATCTATGCCCtgtcatattaaaaaagaaGGCAAATAAACTCGCTTGTttgaatgcaaaaaaaaatcaattaataGGCCTGGATAATTGGAGGTTTCGGGTTTCAGtgtcatgccaaaatttgtgtcttcACATGCACGTTATGTCAATGAAAAGCGCCATACTTTTCCATATAATTT comes from the Clavelina lepadiformis chromosome 5, kaClaLepa1.1, whole genome shotgun sequence genome and includes:
- the LOC143459287 gene encoding uncharacterized protein LOC143459287: MHCPLHPDLFLRACVLMNSMPSLAKINSTIQSLFGCGFTGWILLTVALFAPEWTREGDKHCGVIFCCLNLYGNCTITETAVVASEFSYIFSSWLLSFVAIFSSACRCSEVKVENIRQMAVLLVIAGVLAVTGSIEFFIQKFTNDDLNFSAGGFVAHAAGWMLLISGCCGYCFGYGYRDHLGSPCAPCPSRYRRNPWGLQDSRYGPMNFARMKWREFQNTKTGPMSMAT